CAGCATCCGCAATTTGCTCTAAGACGTCTTGATTCCAGCGATCGCCAAAGCCTAAAGTATTAAGCGTGAGATTGTAACTTGCCGCAAGTTCTGCAAATTTGAGACAGCGTTGATTGTTACCGTGTTCATTTTCACCATCGGTTAATAAAAATGCTTGGGAAATCGATTCTTTTTTACCTTTGGCAAGTTCTTCGATTCCTAGTCGCATACCATCGTCGATTGCAGTTCCCCCTGCTGCTGAAAGACGTTTAATTTGCCGTTTGATGCTTTCGGGATCGTCAACAATTTGATTTGGAACTAACACTTTGGCACGGTGATCGAAAACGACAACGCTTAAGCGATCGACTCCAGGGGTAAGGCGATCGACAAGTTCATTCGCTGCTTGTTTTACAGTTTCTAAAGGATGCCCTTTCATCGAACCGCTGTGGTCGAGGATCAGACAAAGATTAAGTGGTACACTGCGATTGAATTCAAAGTCAGCGTGCGTATCCGCCGCGATCGCGATCGCTAACTGCCGTTGACTGTTCGCTTGAGTTGCATCTAAATTGGCATCATTCAGCGCTGGTTGAATAGAGACCTTCATAACTTTAAATTCCTATTTCTTTAGAGTAATCAGTGATGGGTAATCGGTAATCGATATTCTTGCCAATTACCAATGACCAGTTACCATCCTGAAGATGTTTATTTTTACGAAATACTGATATAAACAGTTATAACTAATACTCAGAATATCCTAAGCTTGGAATTGTTTGCAGGCTTAAGTGTACTGATAGCGAGTAAACCGTACTCCGGCTTCGTTTCAGCACGCGTTAGGATGTACTAAAGATCAAAGCGATATTTTAGGCAATTAATTGTCTATGGAATCACCCATCAAGGCTGTTCAAGCGCCCTACTACGGCGATAACTTCTACCGTACACCGCCACCCGACTTACCTTCTCTACTACTGAAGGAACGAATCGTTTACTTAGGGATGCCGTTAGTTCCTGCAGTGACAGAATTACTCATTGCCGAACTACTATACCTCCAATCAGAAGATCCCGAAAAGCCGATTCGAATTTATATCAACTCTACCGGTACTTCAGGTTACAGTGGCGAACTTGTTGGTTTTGAAACCGAAGCTTTTGCAATCTACGACACGATGAAGTACATCAAGCCTCCGATCCATACGATTTGTATTGGGATGGCAATGGGAATGTCTGCGATGTTACTCAGTGCGGGAACAAAAGGCTGTCGTGCTAGCTTACCTCATGCAACCATCGTCTTGCATCAACCAAAGAGCTATGCTCAAGGTCAAGCTACTGATATTCAAATTCGCGCCAAAGAAGTGCTAGCAAATAAAGCTGCAATGCTCGATATCCTAGCAAGCACCACTGGTCAACCCCGTGAAAAGATTGAAAAGGATATGGATCGGTTGTTCTACATATCTCCGCAGCAAGCTGTAGAGTATGGTTTGATCGACCGCGTGTTGACGAAAGAAGACCTCGCGAGTCCGCAACTACCCGCAGGAGTTATTTAGTGACTAGTAGCTAGTGGCTAGCAGCCTAGTATTAAGATCTCACTAAGCATCAAGTTCTAACCACTAGTAACTAATCACTAGCCACTCTTGTTTCAAGATTCCACTGAGCATCAAATTCTAATCACTAGCCACTCATATATCAATAGCTTAACTTCCTACTAAACTTGGAGTGTAATATGCCAATTGGCGTTCCTAAAGTCCCCTATCGGATGCCTGGGGAACCTTATACACAATGGATAGACATCTACAATCGCCTTTACCGCGAACGTATTATTTTTCTGGGTAGAGAGGTTGATGACGAAATTGCTAACCAAATCATCGCGGTGATGTTGTATCTAGATTCCGAAGATCCAGGCAAGGATATTTACCTTTACATTAACTCGCCTGGTGGGATGGTAACATCGGGTATGGCAATCTATGACACGATGCAGCACATCAAATCAGATGTCGTGACAATTTGCGTCGGTTTAGCCGCCTCGATGGGATCTTTCTTGCTAGCAGCTGGAACTAAAGGGAAACGACTTGCATTACCGCATTCGCGCATCATGATTCACCAACCTTCGGGTGGAACTCGCGGACAAGCAACCGATATTGAAATTGAAGCGCGGGAAATTCTCCGCATTCGTCACCAGTTAAATCAGATTTATGCTGAGAATACTGGTCAGCCGATCGAAAAAATCGAAAAAGACATGGATCGTGACTTTTTCATGTCCGCTGAAGAAGCGAAGCAATACGGTTTGATTGATAAAGTGATTGAAGAAAGACCGTAGAAGTTGGCCATTAGTTAGTAGCTTTTTGCTAATAGCTAATGGCTAATTGTAAATCATAAGGAAAATGACAGGTTATTACCAAGTATTAGGATTAACAGCGGAAGCAACTCTTGAGGAAATTAAAGCAGCTTACCGTAAATTAGTACAGCAGTATCATCCTGATCTTAACCCTGGCGATCGGCAAGCAAGGGAGAAATTTATTGCGATTACAGAGGCTTATAAAAAACTAATTGACTCAGTGCAATCAACACAAGCACGACAACAAGATAACGCTAAAAAGCAACCGTCAGTACAACGCAAGTCTTCCG
The Chroococcidiopsis sp. TS-821 genome window above contains:
- a CDS encoding ATP-dependent Clp protease proteolytic subunit — its product is MESPIKAVQAPYYGDNFYRTPPPDLPSLLLKERIVYLGMPLVPAVTELLIAELLYLQSEDPEKPIRIYINSTGTSGYSGELVGFETEAFAIYDTMKYIKPPIHTICIGMAMGMSAMLLSAGTKGCRASLPHATIVLHQPKSYAQGQATDIQIRAKEVLANKAAMLDILASTTGQPREKIEKDMDRLFYISPQQAVEYGLIDRVLTKEDLASPQLPAGVI
- a CDS encoding ATP-dependent Clp protease proteolytic subunit, which encodes MPIGVPKVPYRMPGEPYTQWIDIYNRLYRERIIFLGREVDDEIANQIIAVMLYLDSEDPGKDIYLYINSPGGMVTSGMAIYDTMQHIKSDVVTICVGLAASMGSFLLAAGTKGKRLALPHSRIMIHQPSGGTRGQATDIEIEAREILRIRHQLNQIYAENTGQPIEKIEKDMDRDFFMSAEEAKQYGLIDKVIEERP